TCAGCAGCTATTTCCGTTCCCAGGTCGGTAGCCGTAAGACCGAAGCGCTGGTCAGCAATATCCAGCAAATCGATGTCACGGTCACCCATACCGAAACCGAAGCGCTGTTGCTGGAGCATAATTACATCAAGCTATACCAGCCGCGCTATAACGTGCTGCTGCGCGATGACAAATCTTATCCTTACATCTTTCTCAGCGCCGATACCCATCCGCGGCTGGCGATGCACCGTGGGGCCAAACATGCCAAAGGCGAATATTTTGGCCCGTTTCCGAACGGTTATGCAGTACGTGAAACTCTGGCGCTGCTGCAGAAAGTGTTCCCGATTCGTCAGTGCGAAAACAGCGTTTATCGCAATCGTTCACGGCCATGTCTGCAATATCAGATTGGTCGTTGCCTCGGTCCCTGCGTAGCCGGTCTGGTCACTGAAGAAGAGTATGCGCAGCAAACCGATTATGTGCGGCTCTTTCTGGCGGGTAAGGATGACCAGGTGCTTAATCAACTGGTCAAAAGAATGGAAGCCGCCAGCCAGGATCTGCGTTTTGAAGAAGCCGCACGGTTACGCGATCAAATCCTGGCGGTGCGTCGCATTACCGAGAAGCAGTTTGTCTCCAATCAGGGTGATGACCTTGATGTGATGGGCGTCGCCTACGATGCGGGTATGGCATGTCTGCATGTCTTGTTTATCCGTCAGGGTAAAGTGCTGGGCAGCCGCAGCTATTTCCCGAAGGTTCCGGCGGATACGGAACTGGCGGAGGTGGTACAAACCTTCCTCGGCCAATTTTATTTGCAGGGCAGTGAGGCGCGTACTTTACCGACCGAGATCCTGCTGGATTTCAGCCTGCCGGAACGCGAGTTGCTGGCTGAATCGCTCAGCGAGCTGGCCGGGCGGAAGGTGAATATCCAGAGCAAACCGCGTGGCGATCGCGCCCGCTACCTTAAGCTGGCACGAACCAATGCCGCAACCGCGTTGACCACGCGACTTTCGCAGCATTCGACGATACAGCAGCGATTAGCTGCACTGGCAACGTTCCTCGAACTGGACCAGATCAATCGTATGGAGTGTTTTGATATCAGCCACACCATGGGGGAGCAGACCATTGCTTCCTGCGTGGTATTTGATCGCAATGGTCCGTTGCGTAGCGATTACCGCCGCTACAATATCGAGGGCATTACCCCCGGCGATGATTATGCAGCGATGAATCAGGTATTACGTCGGCGCTACGGTAAAGCGCTGGAAGAAGATAAAATCCCTGACGTTATCCTGATTGATGGCGGTAAAGGGCAGCTGGCGCAGGCCAAGCAGGTATTTGCCGAACTGGATGTGCCATGGGACAAAGACCGTCCTATTTTGCTCGGCGTGGCGAAGGGGAGCGATCGTAAAGCGGGTCTTGAGACGCTATTTTTCGAAGCGGAAGGGGAGGGCATCTCACTGCCACCGGATTCGCCAGCGCTACACGTCATTCAACATATTCGTGATGATTCTCACAATCATGCGATCTCAGGCCACCGGAAAAAAAGGGCCAAAGTTAAGAACACCAGTGCGCTGGAAAGTATCGAAGGTGTCGGGCCGAAACGCCGTCAACAGCTGCTGAAGTACATGGGTGGCCTGCAACCATTGATGAATGCCAGTGTGGATGAGATAGCGAAGGTTCCGGGCATTTCTTTCGCGCTGGCAGAAAAAATCTTCTATTCACTGAAACACTAGCATTGAAACAGGGGGGGCAATGTAGGAACATACGTTAAATTCTACCCATACCAGACAGTTACTGGCATATGCAATTTAACATTCCTACATGTCTTACTTTGTTTCGGGTCGTGCTGATTCCTTTCTTTGTGCTGGCTTTCTATCTGCCATTTCATTGGGCACCTTTTGTTACGGCGTTCATTTTTGTGGTTGCAGCAGTTACTGACTGGTTCGATGGCTTTCTTGCGCGTCGCTGGAAACAAACCACGCGTTTTGGTGCGTTCCTTGATCCGGTAGCCGATAAGGTGATGGTGGCGATAGCGCTGGTGCTGGTGGCGGAGTATTTCCACGCCTGGTGGATTACACTGCCTGCAGCCACGATGATCGCTCGTGAGATCATTATTTCTGCGCTACGTGAATGGATGGCGGAAATAGGTAAGCGCAGCAGCGTAGCCGTCTCCTGGATTGGTAAAGTGAAAACCACAGCGCAAATGCTATCGCTGGTGGCGCTATTATGGCGTCCAGATGCCACGGTGATTGGCGTGGGTGTGGTTGCTTTATATATCGCGGCAGTGCTGACCTTCTGGTCAATGTTCCAGTATTTGAACGCAGCGCGTGGTGATTTGTTCGAACGGTGATCGATGCGATTCAAAAAGCAGCAAACGGACGCACTGTGAGGATAATTTTATTGACTCATTGCGCCAGTTCAGTAGAATGCATCGCATCGAACGGCAGCGTGTCTGCAAAAAGCTAAATAAAATCAGCAAGTTCGATGATAATGCGGGAATAGCTCAGTTGGTAGAGCACGACCTTGCCAAGGTCGGGGTCGCGAGTTCGAGTCTCGTTTCCCGCTCCAGATTTAGCACTCTGTTCGTAACGGAATGCACATCAGATTGAAAGGCGCGTTGGCAGAGTGGCCATGCAGCGGATTGCAAATCCGTCCACCTCGGTTCGACTCCGGGACGCGCCTCCACTTTACACCCTGCCCGGGTGGTGAAATCGGTAGACACAAGGGATTTAAAATCCCTCGATCGTAAGGTCGTGCGGGTTCAAGTCCCGCCCCGGGCACCATATTTATCTGCCGATAAAACCGAATAAAATCAAAGCAATAAGCAGTAATGTCGTAACCGCCCAAGGGCGGTTTTTTTGTTTCTCTACCTCGTTTTCCTAATATCCTTTCCTAATATACTTCGCTCTATTTTTGACCGCCGACCACAGGGACAACTGCAATCTTGCGATTGTAGCGCGCAGTTTGCTCAACATTTTTGTGCCCTGATATCGCCTGCTTCTCATATAAATTCCCATCTAGATCCGAAATGCCTTTAGCCTTCAGATCGTGGAAAGTGAAATCGAAGGTCATCTCTGGGAATTTCTCTTTTGCTTCCTTCTTCGCTTTCAGCCAGCGGCTGTTAAAGCCATCACGGGTATATTTCGCACCTGATGGCTGGTGGATCACATAGATGCTACTCATCCCTGTTTTTAACGGCAGGCATGAGGCATCCCTGATAATTTTCTCAAGGCGAGGAGACCAGCCTTTAATCTGAGACACCGAAGTTTTGCTCTGTTTGATTAGTATTCCTTCGTCAATCAATTGGCTTTTCTTCATTTCGAGAACATCACCCTGACGAGCACAACACAGGTAAGCCAATTCCATGGCAATCTGAACAACGTCAGGTGCAACACTAAACAGGGCAGCATATTCAGCATCTGTCACATAGCGATCTCTGGCCTTCTCTTTGAACTGTTTTACGCCTTTTGTCGGATTGCGCTTCACAATACCTCGCTCATACCCCCAACGATAAATACGCGACATGAAAGCCTTTTCCCTGTTAGCCTGGGTGCGACTTTTCAATCCGCGTTTATCCATGTATTTGCGGATATGCTCAGGTTTAACTGCATCAGAAGGCATGGAGCCAAAGACAGCCAAAACGCTTTTAGAATATTTTCTGTAATCTTTCTGGGTTTCGGGTGCCAGCTCAAAGAAATCTGCTGACTTGAAAAAGCGATCAGCCAGTGCAGCAAGAAGGCTGTCATCAGGCAATTCGTTCAGTAAAGACTCATATGCTGCCCACACCTGAGACTGAGGTGCGTCAAGGCTGCAAAGCCTGATTGCTCCACCATTTTTGGGGTGAAACTCAAACGCTGATTTGCCCCGGTAAACACGGGGCGGCATCCAACTGTCTTCTTTATTTTTTCTGGTCCGGGCCATTAGTCGAGTGCCCCAAAGTTAGGTTCAAATGCATCCGGCATCACTGTCTTACGGTGAGTGATGGGATCGTTGAAATGTTGCCAGGTTGTGCGAGGACGTCCATCGCGACGAACCACGAAGAAAACCCCAGCTTGCTTTAGACACTGGCATTGTTTAGACGGGATTTTGTACCCGGTGATTTGTTCAATGTCAGCATCAGAAATTATATCGTTGGTCTGCATATCCATCTCTCCATGCCTTTCCTGCTGCAACAGGTAAATTAATGACCGTGACATGTCACGGTGTGATTTTTAACCTCAGTTCATGCCAGCCGCGATTAAGCCAGCATGCTTCCTCTACATCACAAACGCATTCCGTTACCGGCAACTGATCACCACAGCGGCCACAGTTGCGTTTATTCAGTTCTGCCACCTGGCGTTTTAATTGGGCGTTATCGATACGAATAAGCATGGTGAGGTATTCGCTGATGTCGTATGGTTCGCGCCCAGGGCGACGACCGGCGCAATTCTGCGCCAGCATTTCGAGTTCCTGATTATCGAGAGTAACCTCAATAGTTTTTTCACCGGCAGCGGCCTGACGGGCGCGCTGGATGGCTTTGCGTTCTGCTGAAGTTAAAGCCATTAGCGTACCTCAACGTCCGTTGAAATTGCCTGCACCACTGGCGTGCCTACAACACGGATGTCCTGCCCATAAAATAGTTTGCTCAGCTTACCGTTCGCTTCTTCAATCGCCTGCCGATACACCTGGCTAATTTGGCAATCTGGCCCCCACATGCCGAGATTTGAAATCTCTATGGTTATCGTCACCTTTGCGCTGGTGGATGTTCTTACGATAGGCTTGCGCTGAAAACTGCTCATTTGGTTGGCTCCTTCAGAAAAAGAATCCAGTGGGTTTTGTCGCTTTTGCCGGTGCGCTGCCAGATAGTTGGTTTTTGGTCGGTCAAAGCAATAACCTGGCTAACTGGTATCTGCGTTTCGTTCCATTTAAAGATGAGAGTGCCGTGTGGCCGCAACACCCTGAACGCTTCGCTGAAACCGGCGCGGATATCATCACGCCACGTCTTCTTATCCAGTGCGCCGTACTTCTTACGCATCCAGCTATTTTCCCCAACCCGCTCCAGGTGAGGTGGGTCAAACACCACTTGAGCGAATCTGTTATCAGGGAAGGGCAACTCCCGAAAATCGGCAGTGATATCTGGCCCAATGTGCAGCGACCGACCATCGCATAACGTGTGTGATTCGCTGCGGATATCAGCGAATACAGCACGAGAGTCCTGCTTATCCAGCCAGAACATGCGAGAGCCACAGCACATATCGAGGATTGGACGCTCACGCATAGTCTTCATCCTCTTCCCGCCAGGACTTTCGTTCTTTATCAATACAGGGAAGACAAACGTCATAAACTCTACCGGAACTCCCCTCTTCAATATCCCTGTGTGGATAGAGTTGATCGGCATGCTTCCTGCACCAATCGCAGCAACCCGAACGATCTGAATTCTTCGATTCTTCGATGTGAGCCTGATAACATTCTTGGCACATGTCTAAATATTCACACCCGAATGAATCTGTTTCGCCCTGGACACGTTTTACAGCGTCTCTTTCAGGATGATCGTCACATTTAGTATTAGATGGTGCCGCTTTCGTATTTCCGGGAAGAGAAGAAACCGGACCGTTGCTAATATCTGCCATCACTCACCATCCTTAGCTGGTTCTGGCTTGATAAATTCCGCATAGGCCAATACGTCAAGATCAGACTTTTGGTAACAGTAATCAAAATCAGGGTGGGAGCAGAGGTCATGCCAGCCTTCAGGCCAGTACGGATCGCCATCAAATGTAGTCATTTCAGCGTCACAGAAGGCGTCTTCATCTTTGGGCGCAGGGCAGTTGAAGAAGAAGAGATCAGTAACATGCAATGACCCATTTTTCAGGCGGTGAGTAACCCAAAATCGCTCGTTGCTTCCTTCAGGGATGCAAGGTGATCCTGTCTTCCAGGTAACTCCTGCCGCCAGAGAATCCAGCTTCTGTTGCAGTTCATCGCCACGCACCACTGCAACATCAAGACGTGTTGAAATATCAGATACCAGCTTTGCTACTTCCATCAGAGGAGAGTCAGCGGAGAGGGCATTAGCCAAAGCATGCCCGGCTTGCACCAATTCTCTGTTTGTTTTTTGGTTAGTCATGCTGGTGGCCTCAGTGAACGGTTTTACTGGCATTGTTAAGGTGCTCCGCTGCGTTTTGCGCCGCGATAGGGTTTTTAATCACTGCGCCGTCAGGCAAAAGCCAACCGTGAAACAGGCCGCTATAGGGAAGGGTGATCATCCCGACAATGATGTGATCGTGTGGATGCTGCATATATTTCTCCATACCGATTTTTGGTTGCACGAATCCCTTGCCGTTGATGGCAATAAATTGAGAAGGGATTCATTCAAATTGACTGGCAGGTACTGCAACACCTGCCGCCGTTACTCTCCATACCTGAAAGGGTGTGTGGTGCCGGGTGCCTCCCGGTGCCCTATGTAAGCTGACAAAACACAGGGAGGTGA
This genomic stretch from Pantoea cypripedii harbors:
- the uvrC gene encoding excinuclease ABC subunit UvrC; its protein translation is MSDVFNSKAFLSTVTSQPGVYRMYDATGTVIYVGKAKDLKKRLSSYFRSQVGSRKTEALVSNIQQIDVTVTHTETEALLLEHNYIKLYQPRYNVLLRDDKSYPYIFLSADTHPRLAMHRGAKHAKGEYFGPFPNGYAVRETLALLQKVFPIRQCENSVYRNRSRPCLQYQIGRCLGPCVAGLVTEEEYAQQTDYVRLFLAGKDDQVLNQLVKRMEAASQDLRFEEAARLRDQILAVRRITEKQFVSNQGDDLDVMGVAYDAGMACLHVLFIRQGKVLGSRSYFPKVPADTELAEVVQTFLGQFYLQGSEARTLPTEILLDFSLPERELLAESLSELAGRKVNIQSKPRGDRARYLKLARTNAATALTTRLSQHSTIQQRLAALATFLELDQINRMECFDISHTMGEQTIASCVVFDRNGPLRSDYRRYNIEGITPGDDYAAMNQVLRRRYGKALEEDKIPDVILIDGGKGQLAQAKQVFAELDVPWDKDRPILLGVAKGSDRKAGLETLFFEAEGEGISLPPDSPALHVIQHIRDDSHNHAISGHRKKRAKVKNTSALESIEGVGPKRRQQLLKYMGGLQPLMNASVDEIAKVPGISFALAEKIFYSLKH
- the pgsA gene encoding CDP-diacylglycerol--glycerol-3-phosphate 3-phosphatidyltransferase — encoded protein: MQFNIPTCLTLFRVVLIPFFVLAFYLPFHWAPFVTAFIFVVAAVTDWFDGFLARRWKQTTRFGAFLDPVADKVMVAIALVLVAEYFHAWWITLPAATMIAREIIISALREWMAEIGKRSSVAVSWIGKVKTTAQMLSLVALLWRPDATVIGVGVVALYIAAVLTFWSMFQYLNAARGDLFER
- a CDS encoding tyrosine-type recombinase/integrase, with translation MARTRKNKEDSWMPPRVYRGKSAFEFHPKNGGAIRLCSLDAPQSQVWAAYESLLNELPDDSLLAALADRFFKSADFFELAPETQKDYRKYSKSVLAVFGSMPSDAVKPEHIRKYMDKRGLKSRTQANREKAFMSRIYRWGYERGIVKRNPTKGVKQFKEKARDRYVTDAEYAALFSVAPDVVQIAMELAYLCCARQGDVLEMKKSQLIDEGILIKQSKTSVSQIKGWSPRLEKIIRDASCLPLKTGMSSIYVIHQPSGAKYTRDGFNSRWLKAKKEAKEKFPEMTFDFTFHDLKAKGISDLDGNLYEKQAISGHKNVEQTARYNRKIAVVPVVGGQK
- a CDS encoding DUF4224 domain-containing protein; translated protein: MQTNDIISDADIEQITGYKIPSKQCQCLKQAGVFFVVRRDGRPRTTWQHFNDPITHRKTVMPDAFEPNFGALD
- a CDS encoding class I SAM-dependent methyltransferase, yielding MRERPILDMCCGSRMFWLDKQDSRAVFADIRSESHTLCDGRSLHIGPDITADFRELPFPDNRFAQVVFDPPHLERVGENSWMRKKYGALDKKTWRDDIRAGFSEAFRVLRPHGTLIFKWNETQIPVSQVIALTDQKPTIWQRTGKSDKTHWILFLKEPTK
- a CDS encoding DUF1317 family protein; the encoded protein is MQHPHDHIIVGMITLPYSGLFHGWLLPDGAVIKNPIAAQNAAEHLNNASKTVH